A single Paenibacillus kribbensis DNA region contains:
- a CDS encoding glycosyltransferase gives MKNKWLLALPLTLAFVFSMTPVVVSAQAKVGEEKDSACISPKMVQLKGDMQKVWIDHTIWTRSYIVSAISDRPDQKDVLDRLLRNQQDIGNVIKPYYGEAVGNKLADLLREHILIAVKIVAAAKAGNQADVKKLEADWHTNADDIAKFLSTANPNWQFKVLQDMLYTHLQLITEIVLNCIKGDWKADIAATDKNEIHMIHFADILTEGIVKQFPGKF, from the coding sequence GTGAAAAACAAATGGTTGCTGGCGTTGCCGTTAACCTTGGCGTTCGTTTTTAGCATGACTCCGGTAGTTGTATCCGCGCAAGCGAAGGTAGGCGAGGAGAAGGATTCTGCTTGCATAAGTCCCAAAATGGTGCAACTAAAAGGCGATATGCAGAAGGTATGGATCGACCATACGATATGGACGAGAAGCTATATTGTCAGCGCCATATCTGATCGTCCAGATCAGAAGGATGTATTGGATCGGCTTTTACGGAACCAGCAGGACATAGGCAATGTGATCAAGCCTTATTATGGGGAAGCCGTCGGTAATAAGCTGGCTGATCTTCTGAGAGAGCATATTCTGATCGCAGTTAAAATTGTAGCGGCTGCCAAAGCGGGCAATCAGGCGGATGTAAAAAAGTTAGAGGCGGATTGGCATACAAACGCTGACGATATCGCCAAATTTTTAAGCACAGCGAATCCGAACTGGCAGTTTAAAGTGCTACAAGATATGCTGTATACGCATCTTCAGTTGATTACGGAAATAGTCCTTAACTGTATCAAAGGAGATTGGAAAGCGGATATTGCAGCAACCGACAAAAACGAGATTCATATGATTCATTTTGCGGACATCCTGACAGAAGGTATTGTCAAACAGTTTCCTGGAAAATTTTAA
- a CDS encoding Cof-type HAD-IIB family hydrolase: MLKLVVTDLDGTFLNNKGLFDIDLFNQVYDEMQKKDVAFVACTGKQCERVEKLFGEHGKGVWILGDSATRIKKDGEVVKEFTIEHDLAQQAIDEIQRFDPEVTIIACIRDTAYVLSTIKDELFNVVKGSYEKVVKINSFKQIDSDFNKITVFDIKSRSSALRKHVENTLLGQIYIVDSEPKWVDITALHTHKGETVKKLQNMLGVTFEETMSFGDGENDVELMSIAKYSFAVSNACENTKKAASFITKSNEENGVLLTIQKLLDLQ, encoded by the coding sequence ATGCTTAAACTCGTCGTGACCGATCTGGATGGAACCTTTTTGAATAACAAAGGGTTATTTGATATTGATTTATTTAACCAGGTATATGACGAAATGCAAAAAAAAGATGTTGCTTTTGTTGCTTGTACCGGGAAGCAGTGCGAGAGAGTAGAGAAATTGTTCGGGGAGCATGGCAAAGGCGTCTGGATACTGGGGGATAGCGCAACAAGGATCAAGAAAGACGGGGAAGTTGTCAAGGAGTTTACGATTGAACATGATCTGGCTCAGCAAGCCATTGATGAGATTCAACGTTTTGATCCGGAAGTTACGATTATTGCATGTATCCGTGATACGGCTTATGTGCTTTCTACAATAAAAGATGAATTGTTCAATGTGGTTAAAGGCTCTTACGAAAAAGTGGTTAAAATCAATTCATTTAAACAAATTGACAGTGATTTTAATAAAATTACTGTTTTCGATATCAAAAGCCGAAGCTCTGCATTGAGAAAACATGTGGAAAATACGTTGCTGGGACAAATCTACATTGTCGATTCTGAACCCAAATGGGTGGATATTACCGCTCTTCACACACATAAAGGGGAAACAGTCAAAAAACTGCAGAATATGCTTGGCGTGACGTTTGAGGAAACCATGTCCTTTGGAGACGGTGAAAATGATGTGGAACTGATGAGTATTGCGAAGTACAGCTTTGCAGTTAGCAATGCTTGTGAGAATACTAAAAAGGCGGCCAGTTTTATTACAAAATCCAATGAAGAGAACGGGGTGTTATTAACTATTCAGAAGCTGCTGGATCTGCAGTAG
- a CDS encoding Ger(x)C family spore germination protein: MKKRSRALGMLALLIFTTGCWDQDSLRDARLANASAYDLTPEGMLKQTLEIVDDSQSNQGKSTNEIHSSTGNSVRQSTDKIRAKVTGDIRFFKYGIILYGESVARKDLYSFLDVLYREPDYPTSHVKIAVVDGLAGDILEQQSISSLLIGEFITKKIRSLENICVFPEMTLETLLPPMLDPGQDFALPYLAKEGEDIIARGIALFHGQKFTGNLSTKQGPLYVLMTGKWKKTATFVKKVHPGPASDVQNFITYQAITQSVKRHLAVKVQRDGQIDVNLNLKLPVNVVEYARDHLQDKTNVQRLNGQLSEIMTQDAEKIIRTLQKSGCDAFGIGRQLIAHHPAVWKSVDWNKEYPNVRFHTQVTVDIVGNGILN, translated from the coding sequence ATGAAAAAAAGGAGCAGAGCGCTTGGAATGCTGGCTCTACTCATTTTTACAACGGGCTGTTGGGATCAGGACAGCTTGAGGGATGCCAGATTGGCAAATGCATCGGCTTATGATCTCACTCCTGAAGGTATGCTGAAGCAAACGCTGGAAATTGTAGATGACTCTCAAAGCAATCAAGGCAAAAGCACCAATGAAATTCATTCAAGCACCGGAAATTCCGTCCGGCAGAGTACAGACAAAATCCGGGCCAAAGTAACCGGGGATATCCGCTTTTTCAAATATGGAATTATCTTGTATGGTGAAAGCGTGGCTCGAAAAGATTTATACTCTTTTTTGGATGTGCTGTACCGGGAGCCTGACTATCCAACTTCCCATGTCAAGATTGCTGTTGTAGACGGGCTGGCTGGAGATATCCTAGAACAACAAAGCATAAGCAGCCTTTTAATTGGTGAATTTATAACCAAAAAAATCAGAAGCCTCGAAAACATATGTGTTTTCCCTGAAATGACGTTGGAGACATTGCTTCCCCCAATGCTTGATCCGGGTCAAGATTTCGCACTTCCCTATCTTGCCAAAGAAGGAGAAGATATTATAGCGCGTGGAATTGCCTTATTTCACGGACAAAAGTTCACAGGAAACCTAAGCACCAAACAAGGTCCTTTATACGTCCTGATGACTGGAAAATGGAAAAAGACAGCTACCTTCGTAAAAAAGGTACATCCAGGGCCTGCCAGTGATGTGCAAAACTTTATTACGTATCAGGCCATTACGCAGAGCGTCAAACGCCACCTTGCAGTGAAAGTTCAGCGAGATGGCCAAATTGATGTGAATCTCAACTTGAAACTGCCTGTTAATGTTGTTGAATATGCACGAGACCATCTTCAAGATAAGACTAATGTACAGCGTCTGAATGGTCAGCTTTCCGAGATCATGACCCAGGATGCGGAAAAAATTATTCGTACACTTCAAAAAAGCGGATGTGATGCCTTTGGCATAGGCAGACAGTTGATTGCCCACCATCCAGCCGTATGGAAAAGTGTGGATTGGAATAAAGAGTACCCTAATGTCCGTTTTCATACGCAGGTCACTGTCGACATTGTCGGGAACGGCATTTTAAACTAG
- a CDS encoding LysR family transcriptional regulator substrate-binding protein: MEFQKLCPLVETRIKTGLNTDMYDMVQRNEIDMIYFLDQKIYRPEWVKIIERPEPMVFVASSEHPLTQEKNVRVETILKESLVLTEKGYSYRYDLEQILAAQGYELHPVLEIGNTDIILKFLLNNVGISFLPFFVVRELVDAGKLSIINTDCVSIQMWSQLAYHKNKWITPQMQRFMDTMKKHASK, translated from the coding sequence ATGGAATTTCAGAAGTTGTGCCCTCTAGTTGAAACCAGGATCAAAACCGGTCTCAACACGGATATGTATGATATGGTACAGCGTAATGAAATTGACATGATCTACTTTTTAGATCAAAAAATCTACCGTCCTGAATGGGTAAAGATTATCGAACGACCGGAACCTATGGTCTTTGTTGCCTCTAGTGAACATCCATTAACACAAGAAAAGAATGTACGGGTGGAAACTATTCTTAAAGAATCATTAGTACTAACAGAAAAGGGATATAGCTATCGTTATGATTTAGAGCAAATCCTGGCAGCCCAGGGATATGAACTTCATCCCGTTTTGGAAATTGGAAATACGGATATTATTCTCAAGTTTCTTCTGAACAATGTAGGGATATCATTTCTCCCTTTTTTCGTAGTACGCGAGCTTGTGGATGCAGGGAAATTATCAATCATCAATACCGATTGCGTCAGCATTCAAATGTGGAGCCAACTTGCGTATCATAAAAACAAATGGATCACTCCGCAGATGCAACGATTCATGGATACCATGAAAAAGCATGCATCCAAGTGA
- a CDS encoding transglycosylase domain-containing protein, with the protein MDPKRRPSSQKRSRWRIFGKVLLINIKWFSLAGLLGVLFAGGLISGYVAALVHDEPVRSRQLIYEKVDENALTSFVYFNDQVTPVGRMRMEEDRQLVDLKDVPQSIIDALISTEDSQFYEHRGVDLKGTARAVKQKLLNENRQTGGSTLTQQVARRVFLSLDKTDSRKVKEMLLALRMERFMSKDKILTAYLNKMPFGNGSAGYNLYGIKSASLGIFNVSDLHKLHIAQAAYLAGLPQLPSVYSAFDGKGKFDEEGFDKAMERQRVVLARMLATGKLTPTEYYEALQFDVKATLAPHREKSYNTFPYLMLETEREAAQLLALQENPNLTAAEISKPEHAELLQNTREELQRSGYRIYTTINKKIYNDMRQIAANPQNFSPYSKQKGLEQIAAIMIDHKTGAILGMIEGRDFNTEQMNYATQMTRQPGSAMKPIAAYLPALEKGYTQPAGLIDDSQIILKDGRKGYHIPKNYNRRYEGLMTAREALNRSINIPALRLFLYEVKIHNAWNFVRSLGITTIQPQDEYAQTGVLGGLSKGVSVEELTAAYGTIPNMGVYNAPHLISKITDANGKIVYEYKPQSKRVYSQQTAFLMTDMLRTVISDPRGTGKRLQKAFRSYGTIDIAGKTGTTQNFGDVWFMGYTPDVTLGVWAGYRQQVNTLSQAGHTRAQSVWALIMNEAIKAQPQLFKNKHFIQPEGVVKVTVSSLTGKLPGHYSRQSGQLVTDWFNQKYVPTEVGREQLPRSSKPSVSTKTDIKEAEIPEKEVPATDQEKVPSEEMTPPVPDTDTGISMPDENIDLPSVDTSQPAAQNEQETPSNAESQDETPKTQPDEVIYPETTPDQPKN; encoded by the coding sequence ATGGACCCAAAACGTCGACCATCATCTCAAAAACGCAGCAGGTGGCGTATTTTCGGTAAAGTTTTACTGATTAATATCAAGTGGTTCTCGCTGGCAGGCTTGTTGGGAGTGCTATTTGCCGGAGGGCTTATATCTGGCTATGTGGCAGCGCTCGTTCATGATGAACCTGTACGATCACGTCAGTTGATATATGAGAAGGTAGATGAAAATGCTCTGACCAGCTTTGTATATTTTAATGATCAGGTAACTCCGGTTGGACGAATGCGCATGGAGGAGGATCGACAGCTCGTTGACCTGAAGGATGTTCCTCAGTCCATTATAGATGCTCTTATTTCAACGGAAGACAGTCAGTTTTATGAGCATCGTGGCGTTGATTTAAAAGGAACGGCTCGGGCTGTCAAACAGAAGCTTCTGAATGAGAACCGCCAAACGGGTGGTAGCACACTGACGCAGCAGGTAGCGCGACGGGTTTTCCTCAGTCTCGACAAGACGGACAGCCGTAAGGTGAAGGAAATGCTGCTTGCACTGCGTATGGAGCGTTTCATGAGCAAGGATAAAATTTTAACAGCCTACTTAAATAAAATGCCTTTTGGCAACGGTTCAGCTGGTTATAATTTGTATGGAATTAAGTCTGCTTCATTAGGAATTTTTAATGTAAGTGATCTACATAAGCTTCATATTGCTCAAGCGGCTTATTTGGCAGGTCTGCCGCAATTGCCGTCTGTTTATTCTGCTTTTGATGGTAAAGGGAAGTTCGATGAAGAAGGCTTCGACAAAGCAATGGAGCGCCAACGTGTCGTGCTGGCAAGAATGCTGGCAACAGGTAAACTCACACCAACAGAATATTATGAAGCGCTCCAATTTGATGTTAAGGCCACGCTTGCGCCACATCGTGAAAAAAGCTATAATACATTCCCTTATTTGATGCTGGAGACAGAGCGTGAGGCCGCTCAGTTATTAGCGCTTCAGGAAAATCCAAATCTTACGGCAGCCGAGATTTCTAAGCCCGAGCATGCTGAGCTTCTTCAAAATACACGAGAAGAGCTGCAGCGGTCTGGCTACCGAATTTATACAACGATAAATAAGAAAATTTATAATGATATGCGGCAGATTGCAGCCAATCCGCAAAACTTTTCTCCATACAGCAAGCAGAAGGGATTAGAGCAGATTGCAGCCATCATGATTGATCATAAAACGGGAGCAATACTCGGTATGATCGAGGGCAGGGATTTTAATACCGAGCAAATGAACTATGCAACGCAAATGACACGTCAGCCCGGTTCTGCCATGAAGCCAATTGCTGCTTATTTGCCCGCTTTGGAAAAGGGTTATACTCAGCCTGCTGGTCTTATTGATGATTCGCAAATTATATTGAAAGACGGACGTAAAGGCTATCATATTCCTAAAAATTATAATAGAAGATACGAAGGGCTTATGACGGCCCGTGAAGCGCTCAATCGGTCAATCAACATTCCTGCTCTGAGGCTGTTTTTATATGAAGTTAAAATTCATAATGCTTGGAATTTTGTTCGTTCTCTTGGAATTACGACGATACAGCCGCAGGATGAATATGCCCAGACAGGTGTACTGGGCGGACTAAGTAAAGGCGTATCCGTTGAGGAGCTGACTGCAGCATATGGAACGATTCCTAATATGGGGGTATACAATGCACCTCATCTGATCAGCAAAATTACGGATGCCAATGGCAAGATTGTATATGAATATAAACCACAGTCGAAGCGGGTATATTCGCAGCAAACCGCATTTTTGATGACGGATATGCTCAGAACTGTTATATCTGACCCGAGGGGAACCGGGAAACGACTGCAAAAGGCTTTTAGAAGCTACGGCACCATTGATATTGCCGGTAAAACCGGTACGACACAAAACTTTGGTGATGTGTGGTTCATGGGCTACACCCCTGACGTTACGCTTGGCGTCTGGGCTGGTTATCGTCAACAGGTGAATACACTATCACAAGCAGGGCATACCAGAGCACAGTCGGTGTGGGCGCTAATCATGAATGAGGCGATCAAGGCTCAGCCCCAGCTTTTCAAGAATAAGCATTTTATACAGCCAGAAGGTGTTGTGAAAGTTACGGTGTCTAGTCTTACAGGTAAACTTCCGGGGCATTATTCCCGCCAATCTGGTCAGCTCGTGACCGACTGGTTTAACCAAAAATATGTGCCGACCGAAGTCGGGAGGGAACAGCTTCCCCGTTCTTCCAAACCATCGGTATCGACCAAAACAGATATAAAGGAGGCAGAGATTCCAGAGAAAGAAGTGCCTGCAACAGACCAAGAGAAAGTTCCATCAGAAGAGATGACTCCTCCTGTTCCTGACACAGACACTGGGATAAGTATGCCTGATGAGAACATTGATTTGCCATCAGTAGATACTTCGCAGCCTGCTGCCCAAAATGAGCAGGAGACTCCTTCTAATGCAGAGAGCCAGGACGAGACTCCAAAAACGCAGCCTGATGAGGTTATTTATCCTGAAACAACGCCTGATCAACCCAAAAACTAA
- a CDS encoding MFS transporter: MATWFLIVIYLAFGSLGLPDSLLGSAWPVMWPDMGASLGSAGILSMVVAGGTIISSLASGNLIQRLGTGKVTLISCLLTAGALLGFSMAPFMFWLVILAIPLGLGAGAVDAALNHYVAENYKAHHMNWLHCFWGLGATMGPIIMSYYIADHNSWRGGYTAVAMIQFALVLILFVTLPLWKRIGACHEPVSAQNDVQHDQAESVLLQTEGNVKTNVLHIKGVKPSLIAFLFYCGVESTVGLWGASYLVGARHITAETAAGWISLYYGGITIGRMITGFITLKVHNRVLIRCGQLVAIAGGGILLLPLPGALSLVGFILIGLGLAPIYPGLLHETPTRFGRENSARLMGYQMAVAYTGTTFLPPLFGIIATQTSINLFPFVVLVFLIFMLMSAEGVNRILNQREKVRN; encoded by the coding sequence GGCTTCCAGATTCTTTGCTTGGATCGGCCTGGCCGGTGATGTGGCCTGACATGGGGGCTTCACTCGGCTCCGCCGGCATCTTGTCCATGGTTGTAGCCGGAGGGACGATCATATCCAGTCTGGCTAGCGGAAACTTGATTCAACGATTGGGGACAGGCAAAGTGACCCTGATCAGCTGTTTGCTGACTGCCGGAGCGTTGCTTGGATTCTCTATGGCACCCTTCATGTTTTGGCTTGTCATTTTGGCTATTCCTCTTGGCCTTGGCGCAGGTGCCGTAGATGCGGCTCTGAATCATTATGTAGCCGAAAACTACAAGGCTCATCATATGAACTGGCTGCACTGTTTCTGGGGCTTAGGAGCAACTATGGGTCCGATTATTATGTCCTACTATATTGCTGATCATAACTCCTGGAGAGGGGGGTATACAGCAGTAGCCATGATCCAGTTCGCCCTCGTCCTCATTTTGTTTGTTACGCTCCCCCTATGGAAACGTATCGGGGCGTGTCATGAACCTGTGTCTGCACAAAATGACGTACAGCATGATCAGGCTGAATCCGTACTATTACAGACAGAGGGAAATGTCAAAACCAATGTACTCCATATCAAAGGCGTCAAGCCTTCCCTTATCGCCTTTTTGTTCTATTGCGGGGTTGAAAGTACGGTGGGACTGTGGGGAGCCAGTTATTTGGTTGGTGCGAGGCATATCACAGCAGAGACGGCTGCGGGATGGATCTCTTTATACTATGGTGGTATTACGATTGGAAGGATGATTACAGGCTTTATTACGCTGAAAGTCCATAATCGTGTGTTAATCCGGTGCGGTCAGCTTGTTGCCATTGCAGGCGGGGGCATTCTTTTGCTTCCGCTGCCTGGCGCTCTTTCCCTGGTTGGATTCATTTTGATTGGACTTGGGCTTGCCCCTATCTATCCCGGGCTTCTTCATGAAACGCCAACCCGGTTTGGAAGGGAAAATTCGGCAAGGCTGATGGGATATCAGATGGCTGTCGCTTATACGGGAACGACGTTTCTCCCTCCGCTTTTTGGCATAATCGCTACACAGACGAGCATCAACTTATTCCCGTTTGTTGTGCTTGTTTTCCTTATTTTTATGCTGATGAGTGCAGAGGGGGTAAACCGCATTTTAAACCAACGAGAGAAAGTGAGGAATTAG
- a CDS encoding pyridoxal phosphate-dependent decarboxylase family protein, with translation MADLCEKHNIWLHVDGAYGASILVSSKYKPLLNGISRSDSISWDAHKWLMQTYCCSVILVKEKQHLRNCFSTHPEYLKDAETGEEQINYWDMGPELTRPARSLKLWMTLQALGTNAVGEAIEHGVQLAEWAEDEIKNYNHWEIVSPAQLAIVNFRYAPTGLSNQELDSLNKRISQEMVKNGYASVLTTQLNGKTVLRICAIHPDTTEDEMRNTIQLLSNIGRSIE, from the coding sequence ATTGCTGATCTATGTGAAAAACATAATATTTGGCTACACGTGGATGGAGCTTACGGTGCATCGATTTTGGTTTCTTCGAAATATAAGCCCCTTTTGAACGGGATATCACGTTCAGATAGCATTAGTTGGGATGCACATAAATGGTTAATGCAGACGTATTGCTGCAGCGTAATTTTAGTCAAAGAAAAGCAGCACCTCAGAAACTGCTTCAGCACACATCCTGAATATTTGAAAGATGCCGAGACGGGTGAAGAACAGATTAATTATTGGGATATGGGCCCTGAATTAACGCGCCCTGCTCGAAGTTTGAAACTATGGATGACACTGCAAGCATTAGGGACTAATGCTGTCGGTGAAGCCATAGAGCATGGAGTTCAACTCGCAGAATGGGCTGAAGATGAAATTAAAAATTATAATCATTGGGAAATTGTATCCCCGGCACAGTTAGCGATTGTTAATTTTCGATATGCTCCAACTGGATTATCCAACCAAGAATTAGATTCACTCAACAAGAGGATCTCCCAAGAAATGGTGAAAAACGGATATGCCTCTGTGCTTACGACGCAGCTCAATGGAAAAACGGTTCTCAGAATCTGTGCAATCCATCCAGATACTACCGAAGATGAGATGAGGAATACAATTCAGCTTCTATCGAATATAGGACGGAGCATCGAATGA
- a CDS encoding DNA polymerase IV yields the protein MTKTIERTILLADCQSFYASVEKASHSEYKNKPLAVAGDPARRSGIILAACPIAKSFGVSTAERLGEALKKCPELVIVRPRMKYYIDVSLAITDIYKEYTDLVEVFSIDEQFLDVSESLKMFGDPLDIAKEIQEKVLLQTGVWVRIGISSNKILAKIATDIWAKKNKNGIFTLLKTDVEQLLWSQPVNKMFGVGSRMTTHFARLGMTTIGDIARTPLPELKRKFRAHFGKQSDIQAEVMWRTANGLDDSPVAPYTFSTPQKSIGHMMTLPKDYVEPHEIETILLELTEEVCRDSRRKGHMGSVVTVGCMCSPYEAPTGFSRQMKLPDPTNNTNKVYKAVKEIFYKFWNHMPVRRLGVSLSGLTNAETYQLSFFEDQERARSLEKATDSIKDRYGNAAIVRASSLMQAGQALERSLKIGGHYK from the coding sequence ATGACTAAAACAATTGAGCGGACCATTCTTTTGGCGGATTGCCAGTCCTTTTATGCCAGTGTAGAAAAAGCTTCCCACTCGGAGTATAAAAATAAGCCGCTTGCGGTAGCGGGTGACCCTGCACGCAGGTCCGGGATTATTCTGGCCGCATGTCCTATAGCAAAAAGTTTCGGGGTGTCTACAGCAGAACGGCTCGGTGAAGCTCTCAAGAAGTGTCCTGAGCTTGTGATTGTCCGGCCCCGTATGAAATATTATATCGATGTTTCCCTGGCAATTACAGATATATACAAAGAATACACCGACCTAGTGGAAGTTTTTAGTATAGATGAACAGTTTTTAGATGTTTCTGAAAGTTTAAAAATGTTTGGTGACCCTTTAGATATTGCAAAGGAAATTCAAGAAAAGGTTCTTTTGCAGACCGGAGTCTGGGTTAGGATTGGAATTAGTTCAAACAAAATTCTTGCTAAAATCGCAACCGATATATGGGCCAAAAAGAACAAGAATGGCATTTTTACACTTCTCAAGACAGATGTCGAGCAGTTGCTATGGTCGCAGCCGGTGAATAAAATGTTCGGCGTGGGCTCGCGCATGACGACCCATTTCGCGCGGCTCGGGATGACCACTATAGGGGATATCGCCAGAACACCGCTGCCGGAGCTGAAGCGCAAATTCCGTGCCCATTTCGGCAAGCAATCGGACATTCAGGCTGAGGTGATGTGGAGAACCGCTAACGGCCTGGACGACAGCCCTGTCGCTCCATATACGTTCAGCACCCCTCAGAAGTCAATCGGCCATATGATGACCTTGCCTAAAGATTATGTAGAGCCTCACGAGATCGAGACCATTCTGCTGGAGCTCACCGAAGAAGTGTGCCGGGACAGCCGACGCAAAGGGCATATGGGGTCTGTCGTTACCGTCGGCTGTATGTGCAGCCCGTATGAGGCGCCGACCGGATTCTCACGCCAAATGAAGCTGCCCGATCCGACCAACAATACGAATAAAGTCTACAAAGCTGTGAAGGAGATCTTCTATAAATTCTGGAACCATATGCCAGTGAGACGCTTGGGCGTGAGCCTGAGCGGTTTGACGAACGCGGAGACGTATCAGCTTTCCTTTTTTGAAGATCAGGAGCGAGCACGTTCTTTAGAGAAAGCCACGGACAGCATCAAGGATCGTTATGGCAACGCGGCGATCGTAAGAGCCTCCTCCTTAATGCAGGCCGGTCAGGCTCTGGAAAGATCCTTGAAAATCGGGGGGCATTATAAGTAA
- a CDS encoding GerAB/ArcD/ProY family transporter encodes MNKESTITRNQLFFLIIKFEIGVDILSLPYQMHLSSKGGGLISVLIGGFLTQLIILLCWLLLRRFPSSSIYQILTQLTGSWIGKILTATYIAFYLLMGTSVLVNAYDVINRWMLQFTPRWAILALFLFSSIYLVRENLRTITRVLVLISFLILPMILLISYGIKQSNPLYLLPLTEAGWSRIIVGSKETLMAMFGFEFILVVFPMIEGKSVGKLKTILAANVTVVLLYCFTVFTCQTAFSPQQLDLMPEPIIYLLRSIPLGTMDRVDFIFLPIWLISIFGAISAYYYAASYGISYLLKQKSHKKAVPFVVLASCIIAYLPQRREDFEFIGSLANSSAYFFLIVLPFLLLILSYVFKKKEEAET; translated from the coding sequence GTGAATAAAGAAAGTACTATTACACGGAATCAACTGTTTTTTTTGATCATCAAGTTTGAGATTGGCGTAGACATTTTATCACTTCCCTATCAAATGCACCTTTCATCCAAAGGAGGGGGCTTGATATCTGTCCTTATTGGCGGCTTTCTGACCCAGCTTATCATTTTGCTGTGCTGGCTCTTGTTAAGGCGATTCCCCTCTTCCTCTATATATCAGATATTAACCCAGCTTACCGGATCCTGGATTGGCAAAATACTGACTGCCACTTACATTGCTTTCTATCTGCTTATGGGGACCTCGGTGCTTGTGAATGCTTATGACGTTATTAACCGCTGGATGCTGCAGTTTACTCCCCGTTGGGCTATACTGGCACTGTTTTTGTTCAGTAGCATCTATCTGGTTCGGGAAAATTTGAGAACAATTACACGGGTGCTTGTGTTAATCTCATTTCTGATTTTGCCAATGATACTATTAATCAGCTATGGCATAAAGCAATCCAACCCACTTTATTTGTTGCCACTAACTGAGGCGGGATGGTCCCGTATTATTGTCGGTTCAAAAGAAACACTGATGGCGATGTTTGGTTTTGAGTTTATTCTCGTCGTCTTCCCTATGATAGAGGGCAAAAGTGTGGGCAAGCTCAAGACAATTCTGGCAGCTAACGTGACCGTGGTCTTGTTGTATTGTTTTACGGTATTCACCTGTCAGACTGCATTTAGCCCCCAGCAGCTTGATTTAATGCCCGAGCCGATCATTTATTTGCTCAGGTCTATTCCGCTGGGAACGATGGATCGGGTCGATTTTATTTTCCTGCCGATTTGGCTCATTTCGATCTTTGGTGCCATAAGCGCCTACTATTATGCTGCGTCTTACGGAATAAGCTACCTACTCAAGCAAAAAAGTCACAAAAAAGCAGTTCCCTTTGTTGTGCTCGCCTCATGCATAATTGCTTATTTGCCCCAACGAAGAGAAGATTTCGAGTTCATTGGTTCCCTAGCGAATAGTTCCGCTTATTTTTTCCTGATTGTGCTCCCTTTTCTGCTGTTGATCCTATCTTATGTTTTCAAAAAAAAGGAGGAAGCCGAAACATGA